Proteins found in one Thermopolyspora flexuosa genomic segment:
- the wecB gene encoding non-hydrolyzing UDP-N-acetylglucosamine 2-epimerase: MRETPLVLHVLGARPNFVKAAPVVRGLAELGASADGTGFALRQGIIHTGQHYDALMSDVFFADLGLPEPIANLGVGSGTHARQTAALLTGLEDVITEHRPDLVVVYGDVNSTLAAILVCAKLGVPTAHVEAGLRSFDRTMPEEINRVVTDALADILLCTSPDAIAHLANEGVDPRKVHFVGNPMIDSLFAALPSLDPERIRARLGLPERYAVATLHRPGNVDDAAAAREVVDAVREVSELVPIVVPLHPRGRTRLAEAGLVTGGNLTIIDPLGYLDFLSLVKGAALVVTDSGGVQEETTMLGVPCLTVRPNTERPITITHGTNLLVTPATLPAAAAKALADGAATPTGELPPLWDGKAGPRIARVIAAWLRGDNLAPAAAQTVRTSGD; encoded by the coding sequence ATGAGGGAAACCCCCCTCGTCCTGCATGTTCTCGGCGCACGCCCCAACTTCGTCAAGGCGGCCCCGGTCGTGCGCGGCCTTGCCGAACTCGGCGCGTCCGCGGACGGCACCGGATTCGCCCTGCGGCAGGGCATCATCCACACCGGCCAGCACTACGACGCCCTGATGTCGGACGTGTTCTTCGCCGACCTGGGCCTGCCCGAGCCGATCGCCAACCTCGGCGTGGGGTCCGGCACCCACGCCCGGCAGACCGCGGCGCTGCTCACCGGGCTTGAGGACGTCATCACCGAGCACCGGCCGGACCTCGTCGTCGTCTACGGCGACGTGAACTCGACCCTCGCCGCCATCCTCGTGTGCGCGAAGCTCGGCGTGCCCACCGCGCACGTCGAGGCGGGGCTGCGGTCGTTCGACCGGACCATGCCGGAGGAGATCAACCGGGTGGTCACCGACGCGCTCGCCGACATCCTGCTGTGCACCAGCCCGGACGCGATCGCCCACCTCGCCAACGAGGGCGTGGACCCGCGCAAGGTGCACTTCGTCGGCAACCCGATGATCGACAGCCTGTTCGCGGCGCTGCCCTCGCTCGACCCGGAGCGCATCCGCGCCCGCCTCGGCCTGCCCGAGCGCTACGCGGTGGCGACGCTGCACCGGCCCGGCAACGTGGACGACGCCGCGGCCGCCCGGGAGGTCGTCGACGCGGTGCGCGAGGTGAGCGAGCTCGTGCCGATCGTGGTCCCGCTGCACCCGCGGGGCCGTACCCGGCTCGCCGAGGCCGGCCTCGTCACCGGGGGCAACCTCACGATCATCGACCCGCTCGGCTACCTCGACTTCCTGTCGCTGGTCAAGGGCGCGGCCCTGGTCGTCACCGACTCCGGCGGCGTGCAGGAGGAGACGACCATGCTCGGCGTGCCCTGCCTCACCGTGCGGCCCAACACCGAGCGGCCGATCACGATCACGCACGGCACGAACCTCCTGGTCACCCCGGCCACGTTGCCCGCGGCGGCCGCGAAGGCCCTCGCCGACGGCGCGGCCACCCCGACCGGCGAGCTGCCCCCGCTGTGGGACGGCAAGGCCGGCCCGCGCATCGCCCGCGTGATCGCGGCCTGGCTGCGCGGCGACAACCTTGCCCCGGCGGCGGCCCAGACCGTACGCACGTCAGGCGACTAG
- a CDS encoding glycosyltransferase family 4 protein, whose translation MITRVRTDPLRVAQAVAEATPPRLRPLIGSVAWPVARKVRRVAGHISMRRARGPLREAKALFDSGRISEAFEVLRPHERWAFTKRRLAYYQGEVAALKPNPIPPGPKVTIGPRVENRVLHLVTNALPYTQAGYTVRTHRIVTAQKAAGLDPHVVTSWGWPMLQGHTAVEPYEEIDGIPYHRLLPHGEVPKHAHDRLLRGAEDVTRLVQELRPRVLHAATDHRNGNVAMAVRQRTDTPFVYEVRGFLEETWASRDPARVGTERHRMQRETEANLMRSADAVVTLAETMAAEIVERGVPRERIFLAPNAVDDSLLTAEYDGAAFRRAYGIADDEVVIGSVSSIVGYEGFGVLLDAAAVLRDRGVPIRVLLVGDGAERENLLAKVKELNLGDRAILPGRVGPEEALQAQSALDIFVCPRLDLRVTRLVTPLKPVEAMALGKPVVLSDLPALAELLGGSEAGLLVRPGDPEALADAVAALRDDPKRRAEMGEAGRAEVAAKRTWSRIAETYREVYRFVTER comes from the coding sequence GTGATCACTAGGGTCAGAACAGACCCACTTCGTGTCGCGCAGGCCGTCGCCGAGGCGACCCCGCCCCGGCTGCGCCCGCTGATCGGCAGCGTCGCCTGGCCGGTCGCGCGCAAGGTCAGGCGGGTCGCGGGCCACATTTCGATGCGCCGGGCACGGGGGCCGCTGCGCGAGGCGAAGGCGCTTTTCGATTCCGGCCGGATCAGCGAGGCGTTCGAGGTCCTCCGCCCGCACGAGCGCTGGGCCTTCACCAAGCGGCGGCTCGCCTATTACCAGGGCGAGGTGGCCGCGCTGAAGCCGAACCCGATCCCGCCCGGCCCCAAGGTCACGATCGGGCCGCGCGTGGAGAACCGGGTGCTCCACCTGGTCACCAACGCCCTGCCGTACACGCAGGCGGGATACACCGTGCGCACCCACCGCATCGTCACCGCGCAGAAGGCCGCGGGCCTCGACCCGCACGTGGTGACGAGCTGGGGCTGGCCGATGCTCCAGGGGCACACCGCGGTCGAGCCGTACGAGGAGATCGACGGCATCCCCTACCACCGGCTGCTGCCGCACGGCGAGGTGCCGAAGCACGCCCACGACCGGCTGCTCCGCGGCGCCGAGGACGTCACCCGGCTCGTGCAGGAGCTGCGGCCGAGGGTGCTGCACGCGGCCACCGACCACCGCAACGGCAACGTGGCGATGGCGGTGCGCCAGCGCACCGACACCCCGTTCGTCTACGAGGTGCGCGGCTTCCTCGAGGAGACCTGGGCCTCCCGCGACCCGGCGCGGGTGGGCACCGAGCGGCACCGCATGCAGCGGGAGACCGAGGCGAACCTCATGCGGTCGGCGGACGCGGTGGTGACCCTCGCCGAGACCATGGCCGCCGAGATCGTCGAGCGCGGGGTTCCGCGGGAGCGCATCTTCCTCGCCCCGAACGCGGTCGACGACTCGCTGCTGACCGCCGAGTACGACGGCGCCGCGTTCCGGCGCGCGTACGGCATCGCCGACGACGAGGTGGTGATCGGCTCGGTGTCGAGCATCGTCGGCTACGAGGGCTTCGGCGTGCTGCTCGACGCCGCCGCGGTGCTGCGCGACCGGGGCGTGCCGATCCGCGTGCTGCTCGTCGGCGACGGGGCCGAGCGGGAGAACCTGCTCGCGAAGGTGAAGGAGCTGAACCTCGGCGACCGGGCGATCCTGCCCGGCCGGGTGGGCCCCGAGGAGGCGCTGCAGGCGCAGTCGGCGCTCGACATCTTCGTCTGCCCCCGGCTCGACCTGCGGGTGACCCGGCTCGTCACCCCGCTCAAGCCGGTCGAGGCGATGGCCCTCGGCAAGCCCGTCGTGCTCAGCGACCTGCCCGCGCTCGCCGAGCTGCTCGGCGGCTCCGAGGCCGGCCTGCTGGTACGGCCCGGCGACCCCGAGGCGCTCGCCGACGCCGTCGCCGCGCTGCGCGACGACCCCAAGCGGCGCGCCGAGATGGGCGAGGCGGGCCGCGCGGAGGTGGCGGCGAAGCGTACGTGGAGTCGCATCGCCGAAACCTACCGGGAAGTTTACAGATTCGTTACGGAACGATAG
- a CDS encoding nucleotide sugar dehydrogenase yields MTAFDLAIVGLGYVGMPLAKEATAAGMRVVGLDVDPRKVEALTSGRSYIDDLSDADLDEMLRSGFTATLDDAVLAASEVIVICVPTPLDDDRRPDLSAVEGAAKTIARRLKPGTLVVLESTTYPGTTDGLVRPLLETSGLVAGKDFHLAFSPERIDPGNPKYGLRNTPKVVGGYTPACRERAVAFYSRIVEQVVPVSGTREAEMAKLLENTYRHVNIALVNEMAIFCDELGIDLWEAIEAASTKPFGFQKFLPGPGVGGHCIPVDPSYLSFTVRRLGYPFRFVELAQEVNERMPAYVVARVQRLLNRHSKPVNGANVLLLGVTYKPDIADERETPALPIARRLLDLGARLSYLDPHVPVWSVDGVPVRRAGDLETAVQEADVTVLLQQHSAFDLGVVEEKGRLVLDTRGVLVENERVERL; encoded by the coding sequence GTGACCGCCTTCGATCTCGCGATCGTCGGTCTCGGCTATGTCGGCATGCCGTTGGCCAAGGAGGCCACGGCCGCCGGGATGCGGGTGGTCGGCCTGGATGTGGATCCACGGAAGGTGGAGGCGCTCACCTCCGGGCGGTCCTACATCGACGACCTCAGCGACGCCGATCTCGATGAGATGCTGCGGAGCGGCTTCACGGCGACCCTCGACGACGCCGTGCTCGCCGCGAGCGAGGTCATCGTCATCTGCGTGCCGACGCCGCTCGACGACGACCGTCGCCCCGACCTGTCGGCGGTGGAGGGCGCGGCGAAGACGATCGCCCGCCGGTTGAAGCCGGGCACGCTCGTCGTGCTCGAGTCCACCACCTACCCGGGCACCACCGACGGCCTGGTCCGTCCGCTGCTTGAGACCTCCGGGCTGGTGGCCGGCAAGGACTTCCACCTCGCCTTCTCGCCCGAGCGCATCGACCCCGGCAACCCCAAGTACGGCCTGCGCAACACGCCGAAGGTCGTCGGCGGCTACACCCCGGCCTGCCGGGAGCGCGCGGTGGCGTTCTACTCGCGCATCGTCGAGCAGGTGGTGCCGGTGAGCGGCACCCGCGAGGCCGAGATGGCGAAGCTGCTGGAGAACACCTACCGGCACGTGAACATCGCCCTCGTCAACGAGATGGCGATCTTCTGCGACGAGCTCGGCATCGACCTCTGGGAGGCGATCGAGGCCGCCTCGACCAAGCCGTTCGGGTTCCAGAAGTTCCTGCCCGGCCCGGGCGTGGGCGGTCACTGCATCCCGGTCGACCCCTCCTACCTGTCCTTCACCGTGCGCCGCCTCGGCTACCCGTTCCGCTTCGTCGAGCTGGCGCAGGAGGTCAACGAGCGCATGCCGGCCTACGTGGTGGCCCGGGTGCAGCGGCTGCTCAACCGGCACAGCAAGCCGGTCAACGGGGCGAACGTGCTGCTGCTCGGCGTCACGTACAAGCCGGACATCGCCGACGAGCGGGAGACTCCCGCCCTGCCGATCGCCCGCAGGCTGCTGGATCTCGGGGCGAGGCTCTCCTACCTCGACCCGCACGTGCCGGTGTGGAGCGTCGACGGCGTTCCGGTACGGCGGGCCGGGGACCTGGAGACCGCGGTACAGGAGGCGGACGTGACCGTGCTGCTGCAGCAGCACTCCGCCTTCGATCTCGGCGTCGTGGAGGAGAAGGGCCGGCTCGTTCTGGACACCCGCGGCGTGCTGGTCGAGAACGAGCGCGTGGAACGGCTGTAG
- a CDS encoding glycosyltransferase has translation MHVLVMTVVHHPEDARILHRQVRALVDAGHEVTYAAPYTARGVVPRPWVTGIDLPRASERRRLKAVIAARRVFREMRDKVDLVLLHDVELLLAVVGVRNRPPVVWDVHEDTPATLSLKPWLPPFLRPPVRFFARLLESAAERRLHLLLAETAYAGRFRKAHLVVPNETWVPDHVSPPGDDRVVYLGWLSEARGVREAVEVARLLRPHRISVELIGYADPQSRPLLEQAVAEGLLEWRDFMPNDEALKRLDGALAGLSLLRDEPNYRHSMPTKIVEYMAHGIPVITTPSPRAVELVERYASGVVVPWRDPEAVVRAVLRLRDNPEERRAEGARGYAAARANHHWPNSARRFVAQLEEWAEEGKRRRNAGKDRGRRPSGGAVEPGPAERVEKAEQ, from the coding sequence GTGCACGTGCTCGTCATGACTGTGGTGCATCATCCGGAGGACGCGCGGATCCTGCACCGCCAGGTCCGGGCGCTGGTGGACGCCGGTCATGAGGTCACGTACGCGGCGCCGTACACGGCCCGGGGGGTGGTGCCGCGACCGTGGGTCACGGGCATCGACCTGCCGCGGGCCTCCGAGCGCAGGCGGCTGAAGGCGGTGATCGCCGCCCGCCGGGTGTTCCGGGAAATGCGCGACAAGGTCGACCTCGTGCTGCTGCACGACGTCGAGCTGCTGCTCGCCGTGGTGGGGGTGCGCAACCGGCCGCCGGTGGTGTGGGACGTGCACGAGGACACCCCGGCGACGCTGTCGCTCAAGCCGTGGCTGCCGCCGTTCCTGCGGCCCCCGGTGCGGTTCTTCGCCCGCCTGCTGGAGAGCGCCGCGGAGCGGCGGCTGCACCTGCTGCTCGCGGAGACCGCCTACGCGGGCCGGTTCCGCAAGGCCCACCTGGTGGTGCCGAACGAGACCTGGGTGCCCGACCACGTCAGCCCGCCCGGGGACGACCGGGTGGTGTACCTGGGCTGGCTGTCGGAGGCGCGCGGGGTGCGCGAGGCCGTCGAGGTGGCCCGGCTGCTGCGGCCGCACCGGATCTCGGTGGAGCTCATCGGGTACGCCGACCCGCAGAGCCGCCCGCTGCTCGAGCAGGCGGTCGCGGAGGGGCTGCTCGAGTGGCGTGACTTCATGCCGAACGACGAGGCGCTCAAGCGGCTCGACGGCGCGCTCGCCGGGCTCTCGCTGCTGCGCGACGAGCCGAACTACCGGCACTCCATGCCCACCAAGATCGTCGAGTACATGGCGCACGGCATCCCGGTGATCACCACGCCGTCGCCGCGCGCCGTGGAGCTGGTCGAGCGGTACGCCAGCGGCGTGGTGGTGCCGTGGCGGGACCCGGAGGCCGTGGTGCGGGCGGTGCTGCGGCTGCGGGACAACCCGGAGGAGCGGCGCGCCGAGGGGGCCCGCGGGTACGCCGCCGCCCGGGCGAACCACCACTGGCCGAACTCGGCCCGCCGGTTCGTCGCCCAGCTCGAGGAGTGGGCCGAGGAGGGCAAGCGGCGCCGGAACGCGGGCAAGGACCGCGGGCGCCGGCCGTCCGGCGGGGCGGTCGAGCCCGGTCCGGCCGAGCGGGTGGAGAAGGCCGAGCAGTAG
- a CDS encoding DUF4434 domain-containing protein produces MRWVALVVGLAIITAVGIVVNMQRQDAGAARDAAATASRTPTPAASFTDPCGTFDTTVRTPYPITGYWIIPTADPCTWRSQFQAIHRVGGDTVIRLGHGLSPRRVDDETGLVLDAAGDKPDPRYAKCVEGELTCVQAAEKALKDAHPDNRITWTYVFRTDEQYGDGVFRCPDIERKIVVGDAVFFRIIAPDDGTDDASCDFSSRGRGYHLILVSAGKEDSLTTLLDLGDRFGIRVFPALPLAPRDPTGPTRANPRHIGTLTTLTRRILQDYGDRFAGRESLGGVYQPFELQIRDWPDPSKVDTLKVLAEQHLIVEQELAGKPILISPYLDARRDRKFTSTPKQVGKGFKVLARTGVGIIAPQDGRGTGKGGLFWPNWKNKPVDERLRPVVGDTTYAKAYYGGTRDYYREMAQARDELLKEGVRVELWANIEAFEPTRREGEKRCSSQSDRGATDKPRLDTQVTLVGPYVSKIISYMWSDYFTCGSPSLAEQIAQDWTRPIAIQAFRSRRDIQNGLEIRGYNLAGATVTLSWPGVDEPRVVDSTVAGVHETDPVPGLPERVERLWIPFDLDEVPDGRWVRVGVTAPDGRIAAEPVYYQHTT; encoded by the coding sequence GTGCGCTGGGTTGCCCTGGTCGTTGGCTTGGCGATCATCACCGCGGTCGGCATCGTCGTGAACATGCAGCGGCAGGACGCCGGGGCCGCCCGGGACGCCGCCGCCACCGCCTCCCGGACCCCGACGCCGGCCGCCTCGTTCACCGACCCCTGCGGCACGTTCGACACCACGGTGCGCACGCCGTACCCGATCACCGGGTACTGGATCATCCCGACCGCGGACCCGTGCACCTGGCGCTCCCAGTTCCAGGCGATCCACCGGGTCGGCGGCGACACCGTGATCCGGCTCGGCCACGGCCTCTCGCCGCGCCGGGTGGACGACGAGACCGGGCTCGTGCTCGACGCCGCGGGGGACAAGCCCGACCCGCGGTACGCCAAGTGCGTGGAGGGCGAGCTCACCTGCGTGCAGGCGGCCGAGAAGGCGCTCAAGGACGCCCACCCGGACAACCGCATCACCTGGACGTACGTCTTCCGGACCGACGAGCAGTACGGCGACGGCGTGTTCCGCTGCCCCGACATCGAGCGCAAGATCGTCGTGGGCGACGCGGTGTTCTTCCGGATCATCGCCCCGGACGACGGCACCGACGACGCGTCCTGCGACTTCTCCTCCCGGGGCCGGGGCTACCACCTGATCCTGGTCTCCGCCGGGAAGGAGGACAGCCTCACCACCCTGCTCGACCTCGGCGACCGGTTCGGCATCCGGGTCTTCCCCGCGCTGCCGCTCGCGCCGCGCGACCCGACCGGCCCGACCCGGGCGAACCCGCGGCACATCGGCACGCTCACCACGCTCACCCGCCGCATCCTGCAGGACTACGGCGACCGGTTCGCCGGCCGGGAGTCCCTCGGCGGCGTCTACCAGCCGTTCGAGCTGCAGATCCGGGACTGGCCGGACCCGTCGAAGGTGGACACCCTCAAGGTGCTCGCCGAGCAGCACCTCATCGTCGAGCAGGAGCTCGCGGGCAAGCCGATCCTGATCAGCCCGTACCTGGACGCGCGCCGGGACCGGAAGTTCACCTCCACCCCGAAGCAGGTGGGCAAGGGTTTCAAGGTGCTCGCCCGCACCGGCGTGGGGATCATCGCGCCGCAGGACGGCCGGGGCACCGGCAAGGGCGGCCTGTTCTGGCCGAACTGGAAGAACAAGCCGGTCGACGAGCGGCTGCGCCCGGTGGTGGGCGACACCACGTACGCCAAGGCCTACTACGGCGGCACCCGCGACTACTACCGGGAGATGGCCCAGGCCCGCGACGAGCTGCTCAAGGAGGGCGTGCGGGTCGAGCTGTGGGCGAACATCGAGGCGTTCGAACCGACCCGCAGGGAGGGCGAGAAGCGGTGCAGCTCGCAGAGCGACCGCGGCGCCACCGACAAGCCCCGGCTCGACACCCAGGTGACGCTGGTCGGGCCGTACGTCTCGAAGATCATCTCCTACATGTGGTCGGACTACTTCACCTGCGGCTCGCCGTCGCTCGCCGAGCAGATCGCGCAGGACTGGACCCGGCCGATCGCGATCCAGGCGTTCCGCAGCCGGCGGGACATCCAGAACGGGCTGGAGATCCGCGGCTACAACCTCGCCGGGGCGACGGTCACGCTGAGCTGGCCGGGGGTGGACGAGCCGCGGGTGGTCGACTCGACGGTGGCCGGGGTGCACGAGACCGACCCGGTTCCGGGGCTGCCGGAGCGGGTGGAGCGGCTGTGGATACCCTTCGACCTGGACGAGGTGCCGGACGGCAGGTGGGTCCGGGTCGGGGTGACCGCCCCCGACGGGCGCATCGCCGCCGAACCCGTCTACTACCAGCACACGACCTAG
- a CDS encoding NUDIX hydrolase has product MIPTLPVSVDLVVLTVREQTLMALVWRRDRPPYEGRWALSGGFIKLDEDLSAAAERVLAERAGLPGAPVHLEQLQSYGYPDRDPRRRVVSVAYLGIAPDLPASTEAHMSWQPVDSLTEMAFDHRRIMLDGVERARSKLEYTSLGAAFCPPEFTVAELRRVYEIVWGRPLDPRNFHRKVTRAEGFLIPTGKTTTRDGGRPAMLYRRGPAELLHPPMLRTSTYGGCAGGSSGAGLATSGR; this is encoded by the coding sequence GTGATCCCGACACTTCCCGTCAGCGTCGATCTCGTCGTGCTCACGGTCCGTGAGCAAACGCTCATGGCGCTGGTCTGGCGTCGGGACCGGCCCCCGTACGAGGGACGCTGGGCGCTGTCGGGCGGGTTCATCAAGCTCGACGAGGACCTGTCCGCCGCGGCCGAACGCGTGCTCGCCGAGCGGGCCGGCCTGCCCGGCGCACCCGTCCACCTCGAGCAGCTGCAGTCCTACGGCTACCCGGACCGTGACCCGCGGCGGCGCGTGGTGAGCGTCGCCTACCTCGGCATCGCCCCCGACCTGCCCGCCTCCACCGAGGCCCACATGAGCTGGCAGCCGGTGGACTCGCTCACCGAGATGGCCTTCGACCACCGGCGGATCATGCTCGACGGCGTGGAGCGGGCGCGCAGCAAGCTGGAGTACACCTCGCTCGGGGCGGCGTTCTGCCCGCCCGAGTTCACCGTGGCCGAGCTGCGCCGGGTGTACGAGATCGTGTGGGGCCGCCCGCTCGACCCGCGCAACTTCCACCGCAAGGTCACCAGGGCCGAGGGCTTCCTCATCCCGACCGGGAAGACCACGACCCGCGACGGCGGACGCCCGGCGATGCTCTACCGCCGCGGCCCGGCCGAGCTGCTGCACCCCCCGATGCTGCGCACGAGCACGTACGGCGGGTGCGCCGGCGGGTCCTCCGGCGCGGGCCTGGCGACCTCGGGCAGGTGA
- the hisC gene encoding histidinol-phosphate transaminase, which produces MRFRAILDTMPVYKPGKRVTAPDGRSFKLSSNESPFPPPPSVLEAIRRAATEINRYPDASCHRLTEAIAERYGVPYDHVALGPGSVTVAQQLLEAVGEPGVEVVYAWRSFEAYPLLADMAGVTSVRVPLRDEAHDLEAMAEAITDRTRLVFVCNPNNPTGTASRTAELAAFLDRVPEHVIVALDEAYREYVRDEDVPDGLTLYRERPNVVVLRTFSKAYGLAGLRVGYLIGQREAAEAVRKVMIPFAVSHVAQAAAVAALEAEQELLARVEEIVKERTRVRDALLGQGWQVPPTEANFVWLRLGDRTTEFAEHCARYGVAVRPFPGEGARVSIGDAEENDAFLTAAAEFPR; this is translated from the coding sequence ATGCGTTTCAGGGCGATTCTGGACACGATGCCGGTCTACAAGCCGGGCAAGCGGGTCACGGCGCCGGACGGCCGGTCGTTCAAGCTCTCCTCCAACGAGTCGCCCTTCCCGCCGCCTCCCTCGGTGCTGGAGGCGATCCGCCGCGCCGCCACGGAGATCAACCGCTACCCCGACGCCTCCTGCCACCGGCTCACCGAGGCGATCGCCGAGCGGTACGGCGTGCCGTACGACCACGTCGCGCTCGGGCCCGGGTCGGTGACCGTGGCGCAGCAGCTGCTGGAGGCCGTGGGTGAGCCGGGCGTCGAGGTCGTCTACGCCTGGCGGTCGTTCGAGGCCTACCCGCTGCTCGCGGACATGGCCGGGGTGACCTCGGTGCGGGTGCCGCTGCGCGACGAGGCGCACGACCTGGAGGCGATGGCCGAGGCGATCACCGACCGCACCCGGCTGGTGTTCGTGTGCAACCCGAACAACCCGACCGGCACGGCCTCCCGCACCGCCGAGCTGGCCGCGTTCCTCGACCGGGTGCCGGAGCACGTCATCGTCGCCCTCGACGAGGCCTACCGCGAGTACGTGCGCGACGAGGACGTGCCCGACGGGCTCACCCTCTACCGCGAGCGGCCGAACGTGGTGGTGCTGCGCACCTTCTCCAAGGCGTACGGCCTCGCCGGGCTGCGCGTCGGCTACCTGATCGGGCAGCGCGAGGCCGCGGAGGCGGTGCGCAAGGTCATGATCCCGTTCGCGGTGAGCCACGTGGCGCAGGCCGCCGCGGTGGCCGCGCTCGAGGCCGAGCAGGAGCTGCTGGCCCGGGTGGAGGAGATCGTCAAGGAGCGCACCCGGGTGCGCGACGCGCTGCTCGGCCAGGGCTGGCAGGTGCCGCCCACCGAGGCGAACTTCGTCTGGCTGCGCCTCGGCGACCGCACGACCGAGTTCGCCGAGCACTGCGCCCGGTACGGCGTGGCCGTGCGGCCCTTCCCCGGCGAGGGCGCCCGCGTGTCGATCGGCGACGCCGAGGAGAACGACGCCTTCCTCACCGCCGCGGCCGAGTTCCCCCGGTAG